Part of the Polyangium spumosum genome is shown below.
AGCCGGGCTTGCTCGATTCGAAGACCGCGAGGAACGCGTGCCCCACGCAGTAGAGCAAGGAGAGCCAGAAGATCGTCCGGTACTTGCCGAGGAAACGATCCGAGAGCCAGCCGCCGAGCAGCGGGAAGAAATACACCCCCATCACGAAGACGTGAAACACCTCCTTCGCCGCCGCGTCGCGATCCTTCTCCGCGACGTCGAGCAGGAGGTACGTCACGAGGAAGATCGTGAGGACGTTCCGCATCCCGTAGAAGCTGAAGCGCTCGCACGCCTCGTTTCCGATGATGTACGGGATCGTGGGCGGGTACTTCGCGGCGGCCGGGGGGCTCTCGGGGCGCTCCGATACTTCGGTCGTCATCACTCCTCGGGCGCATCCTTCCGGGGATCGCCGCCCGAGACAAGCACATTCGATTGCAGCGCGTGGTGGCGCTCCCAGAACGCCTCGTTGGGCTCGAGGCCCCGTTCGTCTCGGCTGAGCTCGGGCAGGATTCGCTCCAGGAAATACATGTCGAGCTCGCCCTTGCCCTTGACCGAGACCGCCCCGCGCGCCGTCACCTCGAAAAAATCCTTCACCCGCTCGTACGTCCTCCGCGAGACGTTGATGCGCCAAACCTCGCCCGACGACTCCATCCGGGCCGCCGTGTTCACCGTGTCGCCCCACACGTCGTAGGCGAATTTCTTCGAGCCCACCATGCCGGCCATCAGCGGCCCCGAGTGCACGCCGATTCGCACGCCGTGGAACGGCCCCTCGTGGCCCTCGACGTCGCGCCGGATCCGGAGCGCGAAGAGGCAAGCGTCGACGGCGTGTGTCGCCGTCGCCTCGGGCAGGCCCGCCGCGACCATGTACGCGTCGCCGATGGTCTTCAGCTTCTCCACGCACGAGCGATCGGCGATCCCGTCGAAGCGGCAAAAGTAGGCGTCGAGCGCGGCGACGAGCGCCTCGGGCGGCATGGTCGCGGCCTTCCCCGTGAAGCCCACGAAATCGGCGAAGACGATGGTCGCCTCCTCGTGGAAGACGGGCTTCACCGAGCCGTCGCGCGTGAGCTCGGAGGCGATCGGCGCCGGCAGGATGTTGCAGAGCAGCGAGTCGATCTTCGCCTTGTCCCGCGCGATCTCCTCGTTCTGCCGCTGCACCGTGCTCCCCTTCGCCCAGCCCTGCCGCCGCAGCCTGTCGCTCAGGTGCACGAACACCCCGGAGACCAGGGCCGCGGCGCCGAGGTCCTGGAGCGAATAACTGCGCTCGGGCCCCTCGAAGTCCATGCCCGCGACCATGCCCGAGACCCAGAAGACCAGGATCGCCGCGCCGAGCATGCCCCACGCGTAACGCCGCCGCACGGGCGCGAGCGGCACGAGCATGAGCACGAACAAAAAACCGCCGAGGTACGGGCTTTTGCCGCTGGTGAGCCCCGTGATGAGCCCCGTCGTGCACTCGAGGCACATGCAGAGCACGAAGAGCGCGCGGCTCGCGTGTCGCGGCGCCGACGGGAGGAACGAAAAGAGGAGCGCCAGGGCGCCGGCGAACGAGAGGGAGAGCCGGAGCAAAAGGAGCGACGGGAGCTCGGGGTGCAGCGCCTCGTCGAGGCGCAGGTACGGTAGCCACGCGAGGGTGCAGATGAGCCCGGAGACCCGGAGGATCTTCCAGGACTGAAACGCGAGCTCGTCGTCGAACGTCTCCGGGTAGCCGCCCTGGCGCTCCCCCGCGCCGAACAGCCACACGAAGGCACTGCCCGCGCCCGCCATGGGTTCACCGTATCAAGCCGAGGTCCGCCTCCGCAACCTGCGCGACAGATGGGAAGGCTTTGTCCCGGCGTGGCGTCTTGGGTTGACACCTGCCCGCGGTCCGTCTTCTTTTGCACGCCATGTCGAGAACCTCGCTCGCCATCCTCCTCGCTGCCGTCACCATCTCCGCCGGCTGTGGCTCGGCCACGCCCGTGTATCCGCCGCGCCCGCCGGCGACCCCCGGCGAGCCCGTCGCCGATCCGGTCCCCTCGCGTGTCGTCGTGCACGCGACGATCACGGGCTCCGCGTTGCAGCGCGAGCTCGAGAACGCCGTCCCGCGCACGGGCGAGGGCACCTTCCCGATGCTCGGCAACGAGCGCAAGTACACCTGGACGCGCGGGCCGATCGCCGTCCGCTTCGACCGAGGCCGCATCGCGCTCGACCTGCACGTCGACGCGAACGCCGACCTGCCCGTCAGCAGCCTCGACATCCCGCTCGACTTCACGATCCTCGCCGAGCCCGTGGTCACGAGCGAATACGCGGCGAAGCTGCAGTCGATCGAGGTCAACGTGAAGAGCGAGGACCGCGTGGTGAAGGCCGCGGACGCGGCGGCCGACGTGCTCGGCAAGGTCAAGTCGGCGGTCCGGGGCAAGCTCGAGGAGTTCAGCTACGACCTGTATCCGACGCTCGCGGAGGCGCACGGCCGCCTCGCGCAGCCCATCGAGCTGCCGCTCGGGGA
Proteins encoded:
- a CDS encoding adenylate/guanylate cyclase domain-containing protein, whose amino-acid sequence is MAGAGSAFVWLFGAGERQGGYPETFDDELAFQSWKILRVSGLICTLAWLPYLRLDEALHPELPSLLLLRLSLSFAGALALLFSFLPSAPRHASRALFVLCMCLECTTGLITGLTSGKSPYLGGFLFVLMLVPLAPVRRRYAWGMLGAAILVFWVSGMVAGMDFEGPERSYSLQDLGAAALVSGVFVHLSDRLRRQGWAKGSTVQRQNEEIARDKAKIDSLLCNILPAPIASELTRDGSVKPVFHEEATIVFADFVGFTGKAATMPPEALVAALDAYFCRFDGIADRSCVEKLKTIGDAYMVAAGLPEATATHAVDACLFALRIRRDVEGHEGPFHGVRIGVHSGPLMAGMVGSKKFAYDVWGDTVNTAARMESSGEVWRINVSRRTYERVKDFFEVTARGAVSVKGKGELDMYFLERILPELSRDERGLEPNEAFWERHHALQSNVLVSGGDPRKDAPEE